CGAATAAGCTGGAAGGAAACGAGACCGCCGATTGAGTACGCCCGAGAAGCCGCCGATTGAGATTCCCACTGAGACCCCGCACCATGGCCATGACCACGGCGGTGCGCCCGGCCATCCTTCGGGTGAATCCCCCAACGGCCATCACGACCCGGCAAAACAGCCCTACATCGCCTTCGAGCACGTCAGCAAGGCATTCGGCAGCCAGGTGGTTCTCGATGACGTCAGCTTCTTCGTCCTCCCAGGGGAGGTCCTCTGCATCCTCGGCCGTTCCGGCGTCGGCAAATCCGTCTCGCTGCAAAACATTGTCGGCTTCCTCAAGCCCGATGCCGGCCGCATCCTCGTCGCCGGCGAAGACATCACCGGTTTCACTGACAAGCAGATGCAGCTCATCCGCCGCAAAGTCACCATGGTCTTCCAGAACGGAGCGCTCTTTGACTCCCTTACCGTGCGCGAAAACGTCGCCTTCCCGCTGCGTGAGCGCAATGAGTTGCAGGAAGATCAGATCATGCAGATCGTCAAAGGCCTGCTCGACATGGTAGGCGTTCATGAGGATTTATTTGATGAGCTGCCCTCCGGGCTTTCCACCGGCATGAAGCGCTCGGTCGCCATCGCGCGCGCCCTGGCCGCGCAGCCCGAGGCCATTCTTTATGACGAGCCCACCACCATGGTCGACCCGCTCATCGCGCGGCTGCTGGGCGATCTTATCCTCAAGCTCAAGCACCAGCTCCGGCTCACCAGCATCGTCGTCACGCATGACATGCGCTTTGCCGAGCGGCTTGCCGACCGCGTGCTCTTTTTGCATCAGGGCAAAGCCCATTTCTTCGGCACCATGGAAGAGATGAAACAATCCAAAGACGAGATTTTGCAGCAATTTTTAGAACTGGATACGCTGGTTCTTCCCGGAGCGTAGGAGACGATGGAGCAGGCACAACCGCAGGACTTTGTAGGCACCTGGCGCCTTGTGGAGTACACCTTTCACCACGAAGACGGCACCGTCGAGCGGCCGTGGGGCGAGGACGTGACCGGCTATCTGCTTTACACCCCGCAAGGCTACATGAGCGCCAACCTGAGCCCGGCGCGCCGCAACTGGCGCTTCCGCCGCGCCCGTCTCAAGGCCGAGGTTCCGGCCGCCGAAGAGGGCGGCCTCGCGCGCCTCGCCCGCCGTGGCGTGCCCCGCGACTACATCGCCTACTCCGGCCGCTTTGAGCTGAAAGACGGCATGATCATCCACCACGTAGAGGTCAGCCTCTTCCCGCACTGGGTCGGCCTGCCGCAGCATCGCTATTACGAGTTCTGCGAAAACCAGCTCACCCTCCGCACCTCCTCCATCAACAGCGGCCGCGACCGCGTCGTCGCCCAGCTTCGCTGGCAGCGAGTGGATTAGCCCTGCCGCGCACCCAACCGCCGTCTGTCTCGGCGAGCAAATGAGAAACCCGGGAACACCTTGTATCAGGGCATGGCTTTGGCCATGCCGCAAGGTACGCATAAAAGAAGGGGCTTCAGCCCCCGAGGATCTCTCCAAATCCGAAAGAGCGTCATTCTGAGCGAAGCGAAGAATCCCGGTGATACCCCGGCCGCCAAACACCGCCCGGAGTTTCTCCCACCACCCTCACTGCCACCC
The DNA window shown above is from Acidobacterium capsulatum ATCC 51196 and carries:
- a CDS encoding ABC transporter ATP-binding protein, which codes for MSTPEKPPIEIPTETPHHGHDHGGAPGHPSGESPNGHHDPAKQPYIAFEHVSKAFGSQVVLDDVSFFVLPGEVLCILGRSGVGKSVSLQNIVGFLKPDAGRILVAGEDITGFTDKQMQLIRRKVTMVFQNGALFDSLTVRENVAFPLRERNELQEDQIMQIVKGLLDMVGVHEDLFDELPSGLSTGMKRSVAIARALAAQPEAILYDEPTTMVDPLIARLLGDLILKLKHQLRLTSIVVTHDMRFAERLADRVLFLHQGKAHFFGTMEEMKQSKDEILQQFLELDTLVLPGA
- a CDS encoding lipocalin-like domain-containing protein encodes the protein MEQAQPQDFVGTWRLVEYTFHHEDGTVERPWGEDVTGYLLYTPQGYMSANLSPARRNWRFRRARLKAEVPAAEEGGLARLARRGVPRDYIAYSGRFELKDGMIIHHVEVSLFPHWVGLPQHRYYEFCENQLTLRTSSINSGRDRVVAQLRWQRVD